A portion of the Gadus macrocephalus chromosome 10, ASM3116895v1 genome contains these proteins:
- the p2ry4 gene encoding P2Y purinoceptor 4, which yields MDDVFNTQEGLNRSTLFSTHFNSNCRFDEEFKYILLPVSYSLVFVFGFLLNSMALWVFITKMRPWNTNTVFMFHLSLSDFLYVLSLPTLIYYYANRSHWPFGLFACKSVRFLFYANLYCSILLLTCISVHRYFGICHPIKALRLVKPRHAHLVCGLVWLAVTICLVPNFIFVTTSRRDNDTICHDTTSHGFFDQYVDYSSVVMVLLFGVPFLVIVVCYCLMARALCRPKKGLSQSRQGSSSRQKSIRMIVVVLAVFALCFVPFHVTRTLYYAARVLHLDCALLNVINFAYKITRPLASVNSCIDPVLYFLAGDKYRSKLLSALTGNRRVISSIPSEGRAATRRNNNNNKANPAIPLALKDTDSKPSGDG from the coding sequence ATGGATGATGTTTTCAACACCCAAGAAGGACTGAACCGGTCTACGTTATTCAGCACACACTTTAACTCTAATTGCCGCTTCGATGAGGAGTTTAAATACATTCTGCTGCCAGTGTCATACagccttgtgtttgtgttcggcTTTCTGCTGAACTCCATGGCCCTGTGGGTGTTCATCACCAAGATGCGCCCGTGGAACACCAACACGGTGTTCATGTTCCACCTGTCGCTCTCCGACTTCCTGTACGTCCTGTCCCTGCCCACGCTCATCTACTACTACGCCAACCGCAGCCACTGGCCCTTCGGCCTGTTTGCCTGCAAGAGCGTCCGCTTCCTCTTCTACGCCAACCTCTACTGCAGCATCCTCCTGCTCACCTGCATCAGCGTGCACCGTTACTTCGGCATCTGCCACCCTATCAAAGCGCTGCGGCTGGTGAAGCCGCGCCACGCCCACCTGGTGTGCGGCCTGGTGTGGCTGGCGGTGACCATCTGCCTGGTGCCCAACTTCATCTTCGTGACCACCTCGCGGCGCGACAACGACACCATTTGCCACGACACCACCAGCCACGGGTTCTTCGACCAGTACGTGGACTACAGCTCGGTGGTCATGGTGCTCCTCTTCGGCGTGCCCTTCCTGGTCATCGTGGTGTGCTACTGCCTGATGGCCCGGGCGCTGTGCCGGCCCAAGAAGGGGCTGTCCCAGAGCCGGCAGGGGTCCTCGTCGCGGCAGAAGTCCATCAGGATGATCGTGGTGGTGCTGGCGGTGTTCGCCCTGTGCTTCGTGCCGTTCCACGTCACGCGCACGCTCTACTACGCGGCGCGCGTGCTGCACCTGGACTGCGCCCTGCTGAACGTCATCAACTTCGCCTACAAGATCACCCGGCCGCTGGCCAGCGTCAACAGCTGCATCGACCCCGTCCTGTACTTCCTGGCCGGCGACAAGTACCGCTCCAAGCTGTTGTCGGCCCTCACGGGGAACAGAAGGGTGATCAGCTCCATTCCCTCCGAGGGACGCGCCGCGACCAgacgcaacaacaacaacaacaaggccaACCCGGCCATCCCGCTGGCCTTGAAGGACACCGACTCCAAACCCAGTGGAGATGGATAG